A genomic region of Arvicola amphibius chromosome X, mArvAmp1.2, whole genome shotgun sequence contains the following coding sequences:
- the Gprasp1 gene encoding G-protein coupled receptor-associated sorting protein 1, whose protein sequence is MTRAEIEAGAQAKAESKPGDENANANNRRDAEVQNEVPLVVRPKVRTQVMPGARPKVKPKSTPGARPRSEVSSPGGAYAKCKPKAIPISRSKNDAPVWAPNKFRAEPMSRMGKQCQISSADSPLVSTDSGAVAQAKCLSVDREPGNMDTESFHKKAHPQAGFQPSYGSEERTSMGSWYRSRPVPKGEAYENSEFRWADKPSGSSSFWNRDETSARFRPRKNMKANNNRFRHMAKQEANTMPRQKNKQELYNISSSDSEDESAKTPWFWAKEKPKVWSRPQEEPNNRSWFRPKKEIRVESTSGSECENHAKSLFWSGGEAQSRSKPRARKGVNMRARHQAKREACSDVLPGSLDTNKKESWFMPEEKASAFSKSKTKKEPRTRAVPKEEVKTKAKANPKQEARPEEEVLIGAWFWDTQESRMVERASTKASLYVEEEPFVGDWFWSEEEASVDSETCLKSRPNDKEEQVNSFSLGSEKKSSMENGPKGTSKPMPVANEEDNIVGSWFWADDEDVNLQADDESIFGSWFWGVGENSLRSVGVSCEKMPKPEEKEGTDSWFLAGKVNTEAEVEEQARPASTKGTIFVPWFWSEKQAHVDLGTEPCSDIMAGAEEEPIIGPWFWAKVDNSVEDEVNSKSSLEDEEEPIISAWFGAREQANMKYTADSRYKPVAEAEDSKKRSCFWAKEPNLCPTNRESLKSTLREQENSVDSWLWSNNYPRTEAIAGSWLWAAEEGNIDDETGEEIKLPTLEDNTFNSWFWKENEETIVEAATREEARPEAEEEDIIGSWFWAGDDDKFQPAPEINEESKVASEEEDTIGSWFWGKEEASLDARRRGAFESTPGIKEEEIIGSWFWAEEAKIRAGTQTVETGSETEEEAIFESLMWAAKNGNTGAGVNRVSKPEGEGNMIVGSRFWSSDKGTGESETAISGSNPENEQGPKDEVINKVDSGDNCGFNTEAETIVGSWFWEGDETTFESNPPPVFKVICEPKSSAEQEPDPSRRPQSWDEVTVQFKPGPWGKAGFPSISPFRFPKEAASLFAEMFGGKPKTEGEQDSPDQPVPEFPFQYDPSYRSVQEIRAHLKAKESVQPESWSCSCIQCDLRIGSEEFEELLILMDRNRDPFIHEISRIAMGMRSASQFTRDFIRNSGVISLIEALLNRPATRVRTRFLENMVSMAPPYPDLNMIQTYVCHVCEDTFDYELNSSDQLSGLTMITHLTATSDYHKVVANYLAGFFYLLNSGDTKTRLHVLKLLLNLSQSILMTKRLLSTESMSEFMALFSREDSSENVQLVLAIFDNISKNIQKEELFDDDDDDDLVVNLDPLISAFQEIEIYAKTLKRKPDN, encoded by the coding sequence ATGACTAGGGCAGAGATTGAGGCTGGTGCCCAGGCAAAGGCTGAAAGTAAGCCTGGGGATGAGAATGCCAATGCCAACAATAGGCGTGATGCAGAGGTACAGAATGAAGTCCCGTTGGTGGTCAGACCTAAGGTTAGAACACAGGTAATGCCTGGAGCACGGCCCAAAGTGAAGCCTAAGAGTACTCCTGGAGCAAGACCTAGGAGTGAAGTCAGTTCACCAGGCGGGGCATACGCTAAATGCAAACCCAAGGCAATCCCTATTTCACGGTCGAAGAATGATGCCCCAGTATGGGCCCCAAATAAGTTTCGGGCAGAGCCCATGTCAAGGATGGGCAAGCAATGTCAGATCAGTAGTGCAGACTCTCCACTGGTCAGTACTGATTCTGGGGCTGTTGCTCAAGCTAAGTGCCTGTCTGTAGATAGAGAACCTGGTAATATGGACACTGAGAGTTTTCACAAAAAGGCTCATCCTCAAGCAGGATTTCAGCCTTCCTATGGCTCAGAAGAGAGAACCAGTATGGGATCCTGGTACCGTTCCAGGCCTGTCCCCAAAGGAGAGGCTTATGAGAATTCTGAATTCAGATGGGCAGATAAACCTTCAGGAAGTTCCTCCTTCTGGAACAGAGATGAAACTAGTGCAAGATTTCGTCCTAGGAAAAACATGAAGGCCAATAATAACAGGTTCAGGCACATGGCCAAACAAGAGGCAAATACCATGCCtagacagaaaaacaagcaagagcTCTATAATATTTCTAGCTCTGATTCTGAGGATGAGTCTGCTAAGACTCCCTGGTTCTGGGCCAAAGAAAAGCCCAAAGTCTGGTCTAGGCCCCAAGAAGAGCCCAACAATAGGTCCTGGTTTAGGCCTAAGAAAGAAATCCGTGTTGAATCCACCTCTGGATCTGAATGTGAAAATCATGCAAAATCTTTGTTCTGGTCTGGAGGAGAGGCCCAATCTAGATCCAAACCCAGAGCCAGGAAAGGGGTCAATATGAGGGCCAGGCACCAGGCCAAGCGAGAAGCTTGCAGTGATGTCCTGCCTGGATCTCtagatacaaataaaaaagagtCCTGGTTCATGCCTGAAGAGAAGGCTAGTGCCTTTTCAAAGTCTAAGACAAAGAAAGAGCCCAGAACCAGAGCAGTGccaaaggaagaagtgaaaaccAAGGCCAAAGCAAATCCCAAACAAGAAGCCAGACCGGAGGAGGAAGTCCTCATTGGGGCTTGGTTCTGGGATACCCAGGAGTCCAGGATGGTAGAGAGGGCGAGCACTAAGGCCAGCCTATATGTAGAGGAGGAGCCCTTTGTTGGAGATTGGTTCTGGAGTGAAGAAGAAGCCAGTGTGGACTCTGAGACCTGTCTTAAATCCAGACCAAATGATAAGGAAGAACAAGTTAATAGTTTCTCTCTAGGTTCTGAGAAGAAGAGCAGTATGGAAAATGGACCTAAGGGTACCTCTAAGCCTATGCCAGTAGCTAATGAGGAGGATAACATTGTTGGGTCCTGGTTCTGGGCTGATGATGAAGATGTCAACTTACAGGCTGACGATGAGTCCATTTTTGGATCTTGGTTCTGGGGCGTTGGTGAGAACAGCTTGAGATCTGTTGGAGTCAGTTGTGAGAAGATGCCAAAGCCTGAGGAAAAAGAAGGTACCGATTCCTGGTTCTTGGCTGGAAAAGTCAATACAGAGGCTGAGGTTGAAgaacaggccaggccagcatctACAAAAGGGACAATCTTTGTGCCTTGGTTTTGGTCTGAAAAGCAGGCACATGTGGATTTAGGGACTGAGCCTTGTTCTGACATCATGGCAGGAGCTGAGGAGGAGCCCATCATTGGGCCCTGGTTCTGGGCTAAAGTAGACAATAGTGTGGAGGATGAAGTTAATAGTAAGTCTAgcctggaggatgaggaagagccCATTATTTCAGCTTGGTTTGGGGCCAGAGAACAAGCCAACATGAAGTACACAGCTGATAGCAGATACAAGCCTGTGGCGGAAGCTGAGGACAGTAAGAAAAGGTCTTGCTTCTGGGCAAAAGAGCCCAATTTGTGCCCTACCAATAGAGAAAGCTTGAAGTCTACTctgagagagcaagagaacagTGTTGATTCATGGCTCTGGTCCAATAATTATCCAAGGACGGAGGCCATTGCAGGGTCCTGGTTATGGGCTGCAGAAGAGGGAAATATAGATGATGAGACTGGAGAAGAGATCAAGCTACCAACTTTAGAGGACAACACATTCAATTCATGGTTctggaaggaaaatgaagaaaccaTTGTAGAGGCTGCTACCAGAGAGGAAgccaggccagaagctgaagaggaAGACATCATTGGGTCTTGGTTTTGGGCTGGGGATGACGACAAATTTCAGCCAGCTCCTGAGATTAATGAAGAGAGCAAGGTAGCATCCGAAGAGGAAGATACAATTGGATCCTGGTTCTGGGGCAAGGAAGAGGCCAGTCTAGATGCAAGGAGGAGGGGTGCTTTTGAGTCCACTCCTGGAATTAAGGAGGAGGAAATTATTGGGTCATGGTTCTGGGCTGAAGAAGCCAAAATAAGGGCTGGGACGCAGACAGTCGAAACTGGGTCAGAAACTGAAGAGGAGGCAATTTTTGAATCTTTGATGTGGGCTGCAAAAAATGGCAATACAGGAGCAGGTGTAAACCGTGTGTCCAAGCCAGAGGGTGAGGGCAATATGATTGTTGGGTCCCGTTTCTGGTCTAGTGACAAGGGCACTGGAGAATCTGAAACTGCGATCAGTGGGTCCAATCCAGAAAATGAGCAAGGGCCAAAAGATGAGGTGATTAACAAGGTTGACAGTGGAGATAACTGTGGATTTAATACAGAAGCTGAAACCATAGTGGGATCCTGGTTCTGGGAAGGGGATGAAACTACTTTTGAATCAAATCCTCCCCCTGTGTTCAAGGTCATTTGCGAGCCTAAGTCTTCAGCTGAGCAGGAACCTGATCCTTCCCGCAGACCCCAGAGCTGGGACGAGGTCACTGTTCAGTTTAAGCCTGGTCCATGGGGAAAGGCTGGCTTCCCATCCATAAGCCCCTTCAGATTCCCCAAAGAAGCAGCATCTCTGTTTGCTGAAATGTTTGGGGGGAAACCTAAGACAGAAGGAGAGCAGGACTCTCCAGATCAGCCTGTACCTGAGTTCCCATTTCAGTATGATCCCTCTTACCGATCAGTCCAGGAGATTCGAGCGCACCTTAAGGCCAAGGAAAGTGTGCAGCCTGAGAGCTGGTCTTGTAGCTGCATACAGTGTGACCTTAGAATTGGTTCTGAGGAGTTTGAGGAACTTCTTATATTAATGGACAGAAACCGAGACCCTTTTATCCATGAAATCTCTAGGATTGCAATGGGCATGAGAAGCGCTTCTCAGTTTACTCGTGATTTCATTAGAAACTCGGGTGTTATCTCACTGATTGAAGCCTTACTTAACCGTCCAGCTACCCGTGTCAGGACAAGGTTTTTGGAAAATATGGTTAGCATGGCTCCACCATATCCAGATCTAAACATGATTCAGACATACGTGTGTCATGTTTGTGAGGATACCTTTGATTATGAGTTAAATTCCTCTGACCAGTTGTCTGGGCTGACAATGATTACACACCTCACTGCTACTTCTGACTATCACAAAGTGGTTGCCAATTATTTGGCTGGGTTTTTCTACTTACTGAATTCAGGCGATACCAAAACAAGGCTTCATGTTCTGAAACTGCTCCTGAATTTGTCTCAAAGCATTCTCATGACAAAACGCTTACTGTCTACTGAGTCAATGTCAGAATTTATGGCCCTCTTTAGTAGGGAGGACTCAAGTGAGAACGTTCAACTGGTTCTTGCGATATTTGACAATATtagcaaaaatatacaaaaagaagAACTAttcgatgatgatgatgatgatgacttgGTGGTGAATCTTGACCCACTTATTTCCGCATTCCAAGAGATTGAAATTTATGCTAAAACTCTGAAGCGCAAACCTGACAATTAA